The region TTCGCCTTCGCTGGATGCCGCACCAAATTTCTTGCCGGTGCTCACCAACGTAACGTCTCGGGCATTGCCGCGATTGCTGCCGTTCTTCGCGAGTGTGCCATTAATTTTGACTTCGTCGCCCAGTTTCATGGTCGTGCGTGTCCATCCGCGACCCTGCAGGCCGTGCGGCGGTCCCATTTCCCAGCCCCAGTTCTGGACGGTGCCATCGGGCTGCTTCACGTCCACGTAGAACCAGACATGGGGATTGGTCCAATCAATCTTGGTGACAATGCCCTGCACGGTTGCAGGTTTGTTGG is a window of Terriglobia bacterium DNA encoding:
- a CDS encoding DUF6152 family protein translates to MKKSVVVLFALALGVTAAAIPALAHHSFSAEFDANKPATVQGIVTKIDWTNPHVWFYVDVKQPDGTVQNWGWEMGPPHGLQGRGWTRTTMKLGDEVKINGTLAKNGSNRGNARDVTLVSTGKKFGAASSEGETP